The DNA region TAGCTTTATCCGTTCGTTGTCAACCCAACATGGGGATCACACCAAACAGAATGTAAATATTCAGGGAAGtgccacaaaataaacaaaaaacaaaatgaatggaaaagtGGTCAGCCCGCCCTCACAAGTACTACAAGCAAAAAACGAGCCTAACTGGGCGgactaacaaaaagaaaaaaaaaacaaacgctAAAAAGGACAGCAGGAGGCAGTgcaaaaactgtgaaacaaaaacacaaaaattactaaatgcatattaaatcattttaatcaaatcaacctaaaacacattaaaacactgCCTACCTGCATTGCATAAATCAACACTTCCAAATCAAATCTTGGTGTATCCAATCTGGTGCAACCctagcaaataaaacaatatataaacacacaatTCATTCAGCTTAAAAAGACCAATGTATAAAACCTACCTGCGGTGTCGAACACCCACGCCCAGGTAACGCTACCAGCCGAACACCATCAACAATGCAGTCCTGTATAAAAACACCACATCAGCACAACTTACCTAAAAGAatcactttaaaacaatttcccCCAACCTACCACAGCCAGCAAACAGCGTGGGCCCAACACACAGCTGGTCTAACACATGGAAAATTGACACCTGGCCACCACCCTTCCAGCTTCCCTTTTATGGAGGCACAGGCTGGAGAGAGTGCGACATCTAATGGTGCCACCTGTTACATAAAGGTAAAGTTCAAAATCATTCCTTGAAACAAGATCCATTAAAACAGAATATTGAAAAGACATTCGTGTGCTGAACTCTTCTCCTGTCAGCATTTCATCGATTATGTTGAGGCCCAAGGAATGATAGATGAAATCTTCCACAGCAGGTTTCAGACACTGATTAGTGAATTCTTCAGCTTTCTTCTGGCATTGGTCTCGTTTACAGAACACATCTTTGAAACCTgtacaaaatttgtttttctttttctgcaaacatttataAGGATCTTTTTCTTGTATAAAGTCTTCATGCATCTTCTGAAACTCCCTGGCTGCAGATCCACATATGTGTTGTTTCAGAGACACCTCAAACTCTATGTCAGTGTCAACCTTAGCATTGCTCAGCTTCTCATCAATGATGTGAAGAATCTCCTGGATGTAAGTGTCGTGATAATTAGTTTTTCTCTTGATTTTATCACTAATACAATCATTGCAGGAGGATATGATGCTGTCAGCGGTTTCTTGCCTGGCCTTTATAGAATCTGTCGAGTTCCACCATCCTGTtagtttgtgtttgattttttctCTCCGTCCTTTGGGTTTGTATGTAAAAGGCTCCAGTCCACAgtctttgaggtttttgttactCAGCAGTTCACATGCATGGCTTCCCTTAGGAGAAAGATTTGTTTGTAACTGATGGGACACACTTGTGAAGACATTTGAAGTCTGCTGTTCGGAGAAGGCCAAGgttctcagtgtttcagtccACATCTTATCAAATTTTTCATCAAGCTCTCTGTcagtcattttaacttttttcttacGACATTTATCAATTAAAGCACAAACTACTTTCTCAATTTTTTCTGTATAAGTGGCCCTGATTTTGTCGAGTTCTTTCAATCCCTCTTTAATGTCAGCTGTTGTTGTGATCTGGTTGAACACTGATCTTTCAGTTTGTCGTCGAAGACTCTTTATGCTGTTGGAGAAATCCTCTCTGTATCCTTCAACCAGATAAACATGACCTTCTGGCTGTTCAAAGTATTTCTTCAGATTCTCAAGAATCTTTGTCTCCCACTTGGTCAGCTCTGTGATTGCTTCACTTTTCAACTCGGTCATGAATTCATTCATGTCAGATAGTTTAGATTTTGcagcaaatgaaccaaaattgGAAATTCTTGTTTCTGCTGTGGTAACCCATTtgtacatttcctttttgaacTCCCACTCCCATTGGTTGTACTCTGTGCAGAGCCTCATGTAAGCATCAGCCACCAGGCTGTTTCTGAAGCTGAAGatgaagttttcatgttttactgcgTTCCACAGGCTGGTTATCCACTCTGTGAACTCCAAGATGTTATTAGAAGTTGACTCACACTTTCCCAGCTGTTGgatgatgtttttcttgagtTCATAGGCAGTCTCACTGTATCCTGCATTGACTGGAGCCATTGGTGGGTTTCCATTCCAGAGTCCAGGAATGTAGCAGTTCCCAGTGTCTGGATTATACTCCATCACATCAGTGAAGctcttgttttcctctttcttctccattttagcTGCAGCCTGGGTCATCTCATTCAGCTGTTCTAACAGCAGCTCCCTGTCTCTCAGGTTCTTCTCATGAGctgaaacatcagaaacattCTGGTGAACAAACTGAC from Xiphophorus maculatus strain JP 163 A chromosome 14, X_maculatus-5.0-male, whole genome shotgun sequence includes:
- the LOC111610912 gene encoding interferon-induced very large GTPase 1-like, which encodes MSCFISAISSPHRERCYFLKWMRMNLDNLSRTELSGLRELYKEKCKDSENKQEIKEIDQQLSSSSLGVEQFFREMGQIYEASLYLPETDPSRQQLQHLPKLCAQLLLDGFPLELVDGDASNIPLGWVSDVLSQLNDLVSPKNKILVVTVLGVQSTGKSTLLNTMFGVQFAVSSGRCTRGAFMLLIKVNEDFKKVLNCDFMMIIDTEGLKSPELAQLDNSHEHDNELATLVVGLSDITIINFAMENSTEMKDILQIVVHAFLRMKEVGKKPQCQFVHQNVSDVSAHEKNLRDRELLLEQLNEMTQAAAKMEKKEENKSFTDVMEYNPDTGNCYIPGLWNGNPPMAPVNAGYSETAYELKKNIIQQLGKCESTSNNILEFTEWITSLWNAVKHENFIFSFRNSLVADAYMRLCTEYNQWEWEFKKEMYKWVTTAETRISNFGSFAAKSKLSDMNEFMTELKSEAITELTKWETKILENLKKYFEQPEGHVYLVEGYREDFSNSIKSLRRQTERSVFNQITTTADIKEGLKELDKIRATYTEKIEKVVCALIDKCPDFKCLHKCVPSVTNKSFS